One Carassius gibelio isolate Cgi1373 ecotype wild population from Czech Republic chromosome A7, carGib1.2-hapl.c, whole genome shotgun sequence DNA window includes the following coding sequences:
- the LOC128016607 gene encoding ras association domain-containing protein 7 — MELKVWVEGVPRVVCGLSEETSCQDVVIALAQAIGQTGRYVLIQKLRDKERQLLANERPLESLAKLGQLGNEVQFILRRTGPTSSEGSDQGRAPQLPRPPDPEPPRHKEPKKTLTFNLGPSASPQTRVKQVEKPPRDSQARGVSPSLPSSLTQAGPSKETLYQQILRQQGQLQSLQGQLEALERELGVWERAPPPTLSPDVLGEMDHLQQLLRQNEAELASVMHWENEFKSEVQREKDILRQKNELHLALDKHSRGLQDTANQSEQLERDITLLCETKRNGVLQTRPSVEESVVIAKEQLDNHQHQGAELQATNEEIEKELWLAEEQLQAKSKELDDLNKELRQCNLQQFILQTGVTPAQSNQQTEEIDFALLKPDGQSDEDSNSSILEFNPRTTAKQILGNPRSLQDPLVSSLHPEVLSSRETSWR, encoded by the exons ATGGAGCTGAAGGTGTGGGTGGAAGGTGTTCCACGTGTCGTCTGCGGCCTATCAGAAGAGACATCTTGCCAGGATGTAGTCATTGCCCTTGCCCAGGCTATAG GGCAAACTGGTCGTTATGTTCTTATCCAGAAACTGCGGGATAAGGAACGGCAGCTTTTGGCCAATGAACGCCCACTGGAGTCCCTGGCTAAACTGGGCCAATTAGGCAATGAAGTGCAATTCATCCTACGGCGCACCGGCCCCACAAGCAGTGAAGGCTCAGACCAAGGTCGAGCCCCACAATTACCCAGACCTCCAGATCCAGAGCCCCCCAGACACAAAGAGCCAAAAAAAACTCTTACTTTCAATCTGGGGCCCTCCGCATCACCGCAAACTCGTGTTAAACAGGTTGAAAAACCACCCAGAGACTCCCAAGCACGAGGGGTGTCCCCTTCTCTCCCCTCGTCTCTTACCCAAGCCGGTCCATCCAAAGAAACACTTTATCAGCAGATTCTACGACAACAAGGGCAGCTACAGTCTCTGCAGGGACAGCTGGAGGCTCTAGAGAGGGAGCTGGGCGTTTGGGAGCGGGCTCCTCCTCCAACCCTGTCCCCTGACGTCCTGGGGGAGATGGACCACCTACAGCAGCTTCTGAGGCAGAACGAGGCAGAGCTGGCCAGTGTGATGCACTGGGAAAATGAATTTAAGTCTGAAGTTCAAAGAGAAAAGGACATACTCCGGCAAAAAAATGAACTCCATTTAGCTCTAGACAAACACAGTCGAGGATTGCAGGACACAGCCAACCAATCAGAGCAGCTAGAGCGAGATATTACGCTGCTTTGTGAAACCAAGAGAAACGGTGTGCTTCAAACCAGACCCAGTGTTGAAGAATCTGTAGTTATAGCGAAAGAACAACTGGACAACCATCAGCATCAGGGGGCTGAACTACAGGCAACAAACGAGGAAATAGAAAAGGAGTTATGGCTGGCAGAAGAACAACTACAG GCTAAAAGCAAGGAACTGGATGATCTGAATAAGGAGCTACGCCAGTGTAACCTGCAACAGTTCATCTTGCAAACAGGAGTCACTCCAGCACAATCCAATCAGCAGACAGAAGAGATCGATTTTGCTCTCCTCAAGCCTGATGGACAGAGTGATGAAG ATTCAAATTCCTCCATCTTGGAGTTCAACCCTCGTACCACTGCCAAGCAAATCTTAGGGAACCCGCGCAGCCTCCAGGACCCACTTGTCTCCAGTCTTCATCCAGagg TCCTGTCATCAAGAGAGACATCATGGCGATAG